aaaattaaagttagaATTTTTTAAGAACATATTTAATGATGGAAATGAAACACGGAGCAAAATTCAtaaattgaaatataaaaattaccCAAGCTTTAGGGATAAAATTTATCCTTAAACACAATGCAGAGTGAAATGGAAACTGAGATAAGAATGAGATTGAGAGTGATAGAGCATTAGCAGCGAAAACAATGGCAGAAAGAGTCAAGAAAGAAGGAAATGAATGTGTCTATGGATAACCATGATCTAGTATTGGACACATGTCAGTTAAAGGATTTCAAGGTAGAATAGGACCACCCTTCAGTACCTTGTTTTCCTTAATCATGGAGCCAATACTAGATAATGCTTCggaaaaaaaaaaacgaaaataTTGTTTTGGAAGTTGGAAATGGATTGATTGCCTTGAGCTTCAATTCTACATCATAGTCCTTGGATCATATTTAAGGCTTTGAAAATGATAGAAAGATAAGTGAGATTTGAGATAAGGTTCCAAGCACATATCAAGCTTTCGGTGAACATAAAGCAAACAAGTTCAAGATTAACAAGCTGGAAGTGGGCAATTGAAGTATTCAAATGTCAACAACCCAGCTGAGGAGTTGTGAGCAATGGGCTAGTGGTATTTCTCATGGAATAGAGCTCTACGTGTTCGATTGTAATCCTGAAAGGGCTCTTATTACAGTCATAAAGCACAAGAAAGATGCACTTTATAGTGAAGGGGTGAGATGTGAGGAGAAGTCATCAGATGGATGATGACAACCACAACACTTCAAATGGTTTGCCAGAATCTGAGACTTGTTAAATTGGCACAACTTTAATGGCCCCTACTAGTACTAGAGCCACTTACCAAGAGACAACCATACGCACCTATATGCTGTATCAGCAGCCACTATTATATTAGATACCATGCCCTTTGGGGCCTCTCTTGTTGTTGCTTGTTGGGTCCTCCCTTTTCAATGCTCACAGTTTATGAGGGCCATGATTCAAagcaaacaaacaaacaaaacgACAGAGAACAGTTAATATAATCAGATGTTAGAATTTTCCATGTTCAGCCCAATTACAACAGGTCGGTCGTTTTGTGGTCCAATTCTCCAATGTACATCTACTGACGAGACTGAAGAAATTTTTACTGCAGAAGcactattcttatcctttgtgTGTTTCTGGGTTAATATAGTGGGATCAGATGTACATCTGATTCTTCTGATTCTGAGAGCTAATAATAATGAAACCAATCAACTAAGCTTCAAGTTctcattaatttgttaatttactaaatttttcgtcttcactttttttttttcttgttcatGATATGCTTTTAGTATTCCTGGTTCTGCAGATATCTGAGCGCCACACAGATGTTAGCTAGGTTCCCATGAAACTTTACCTCTGTGAGTCAACTTTTATAAAGTGCATATGATAGGTCCCTGCATCCTACATGCTACACAGCACACACTAAATATTAACAATTAAAACAGTTTGTTTTCTCCTCCTATAAATACAGAGTTGTGTAAGCTTGGAACTACCAAGTAGCACTCGTTAGCTTTCACTGATTTAGTCATCTCCAAATTTTACTGCCATGGCTCCTGTACCCAGTTCTCCTATCAAGGTTGGTCATATTGATGATGTTCAGGAACTGAGAAAGGCTAAGCCAAAAACAATCCCTGAAAGATTTGTCAGGGATATGAATGAAGGGCCAACACTAGCCATAGCTTTACCTTCTCTGAGTGACATACCTATCATTAATTTCTCAAGGCTTGTGAATGGCAGTAAAGATGATTACCAAACTGAAAGTTTGCAGCTTGCAAGAGCCTGTAAGGAGTGGGGATTTTTTCAGGTAAACAAAATTTATGTTCTTTCTCTTACTAATTAAGTAATGAATTTGGAAGCTGACTCTTATATATATCAACTTCTCAGGTGATTAACCATGGAATTAATCTGAGTTTGATTGAGAGCATAGAGGAGGTGGCCAAGaattttttcatgctacctttagAGGAGAAGCAGAAGTATCCCATGGCACCAGGAACTGTTCAGGGATATGGACAAGCCTTTGTGTTCTCTGAGGACCAAAATCTGGACTGGTGCAACATGTTTGCTCTTGGAATTGAGCCTCCCTATATAAGGAACCCGAAACTATGGCCAATAAAGCCAACAAAGTTCGGGTAAATGTTGTGCCTTACTAATAGTATAGATTTTTAAGACTACAAATTTCTTAGCAGTAATGTCACTTGTTACTTATGCAGTGAAACTGTTGACGTTTATTCAAGAGAAGTGAGGAAGCTGTGCCAGAATCTATTGAAGTACATAGCCATGACCCTTGGCTTGAAAGCAGATatttttgaagaaatgtttggAGTTGCTGTGCAAGCTATAAGGATGAACTACTGCCCACCATGTTCAAGACATGACCTTGTTCTAGGCCTAAGCCCACATTCAGATGGGAGTGCCCTAACAGTGCTGCAGCAAGGAAATGGTAGCTCAGTAGGACTTCAAATCCTTAAAGACAACAAGTGGGCACCTGTTCAGCCCATTTCAAATGCATTAGTAATCAACATTGGTGACACTTTGGAAGTAAGAATCCTGAATTTTGATTTCCTATTATCCCAATAACATTGACGTTATGTGATTATATAATCTTTTGAATATACAGGTTCTAACAAATGGAAAATACAAGAGTGTGGAACACAGGGCAGTGACTCATAAGGAAAAAGACCGTCTCTCTATTGTCACTTTCTATGCTCCAAGCTATGAAATAGAACTCGGACCAATGCCAGAACTGGTGGATGAGAACAACCCTTGTAACTATAGGAGACACACTCATCGAGAATACAACAAACACTGTAACTAACAAGTAGCAGGGAAAGAAAACCCTGGAATTTGCCAAGATTAAACGCAACAGATCTACTTTATAGTTTTTAGAATTTGTATATACTGGTGTTAGTGTTTCACTTCCTCATGTCTTCTGTGTAGAATATAAGGCCAAATTACATGTtggatattatatatatatatatatatatatatatatatatatatatatatatatatatatatatatatcaaaatgtGCGGGGGTCAATGATGGACTGCTCGAGTTGACTCATATTTGTAATAGACTTTCAATTAGTTGAAGCCTGTTACGCATTTCTTGTCAAATGTGTTTGGTTTTGAGGACTTTGTTGAAAAACCTACTGTTAAGTATAGGAGAAAACAAGAATCAAAACAGAAGTAAATGCTACTTGCATCAGATTCCTAATAGGGAAAGAGGCGGCAatcatttgggcacccaaaacacCACCACTCCATGTTTCTGAAAGGATGAAACAGAAAGTGGACAAAATCATCGATTTTCCTTTGTTCACGGGAAAAGAGAGCTTTTTTCTTGGTCGTAGGAGAGAGAAGCCCACAGATGTAAGTGGTTCATATTATTAGAGTGAAGGAATCACTACGCAAGCAACTTGCTATGGGTTTTTGTTTTTCAAAACGGAAGTGACATTTAGTTGCTAGCAGCACACAGAGAACAAAGAGGAGTGTTCTAAGCATGCATGACATAAGATGTGAGGTAAACAGGAGACACAAAATAACTTAAACAATTGGCAGAAACCCACACGTGATTCACAACATCAACTAAACTAATGTTTTCTCCATTGAGTATGGAAACCTCATTGGCAACGAAAATGATGATGCAATAAGCAAAGTGGAATACTTGGACAACACATCATTCACTCCATTCCAAGAGAAAAAAGGGATCTTTCAAGTGAATCATGTCTTGGGTtgaactaaataaaataaataaataaataaagcacTAGCATAGAAATGATGGTACAATCAACTGTGATCCTATAAACCAAACACCATTTTTGAAGCTACGAAAGTATTGCTCAACATTAATATAAAGATAGGATCTTAGCATCAACTTGTACTGTTTTCATCAATGTAGTGAACCTACATATCAGTACCAGGGCTGGCATCAAAATAGTTAAGCTGGCTTGGGTTTAGCATAAAGGGTTCATTCAACCCATTTATGACACCTAAAATGCTTCCAATCAAAGTTACCTGCAACTATACATCGGTTACAGAATATCTCTTCAAATCTATCAAGAGTCTGAAGACAACATGAGATTTTCTTTACTATATCAGAAGCCAAACAATTATACAGAATCTCTGGATTCTAAAATTCCATTCAGGATTTTCGTAATTCATCAAGCAAAGGACAAAGCTGACGAAGTTATTCAGTCAATCATTGAACAAGTCATATATGCATAAATTGATATGAATTAAAGGGGAGATGGTAGGAACACAACTTAGGCCTCTTTGTTGAAGAATCTGACAACCCACTACCAAAAAACAAACGCTCACGCTAGTGTTTTCTGACATGGCATTGTTGTGTATGATTGTGGGATTTTCACTTTCTCTTCCAAGCTATCACTTTCAAGGTGGTAATGCGGAGAGTGAGATCAGCAAATGGGGCCCCAAATGCAAGCTTGGGGAACTTTACAAGTTGCAGGCTAAATTGATTATGATAGCATTAATTTGAACAACGGGTGTTAAGTGGAACCGCAGGAAGAGAGACAAGAATATCAGCAGGCGACTAAGTCAATTCATGGAAGCAATTGTTTGTGTTTGCTTCTGATTTTGGAATGCTCAGAGAGCCGTTAATTAGGCTTTATTCACTACCAGTTTGCTCCACGTGCCAGATTATAGTTTACTTGGCACATTCAATGAATCTTATTGTTACGCTTCATCTGTGCTTCAATAATTGCATTGCTCTTCTACttgaataaaatggacaaaatgatcaaaatatcTCTTTATTTTTTCTATATCCTTTGTTCCCTGCAGCTAACATTCCTGTAAAGCTAGCCTTGTACTTCCAATCAAAGCAAGCCTGAAACTAGAGTGGACGCTCTAGCAATAGAGTGTTAGGAATAGAATGAACGGCCGAATACCCCAAGCACTTGACAATGACCAGACTCGGGATCAAGTCCGTGGGCGTTATATT
The Hevea brasiliensis isolate MT/VB/25A 57/8 chromosome 15, ASM3005281v1, whole genome shotgun sequence genome window above contains:
- the LOC110673953 gene encoding protein SRG1-like, yielding MAPVPSSPIKVGHIDDVQELRKAKPKTIPERFVRDMNEGPTLAIALPSLSDIPIINFSRLVNGSKDDYQTESLQLARACKEWGFFQVINHGINLSLIESIEEVAKNFFMLPLEEKQKYPMAPGTVQGYGQAFVFSEDQNLDWCNMFALGIEPPYIRNPKLWPIKPTKFGETVDVYSREVRKLCQNLLKYIAMTLGLKADIFEEMFGVAVQAIRMNYCPPCSRHDLVLGLSPHSDGSALTVLQQGNGSSVGLQILKDNKWAPVQPISNALVINIGDTLEVLTNGKYKSVEHRAVTHKEKDRLSIVTFYAPSYEIELGPMPELVDENNPCNYRRHTHREYNKHCN